The Malaclemys terrapin pileata isolate rMalTer1 chromosome 24, rMalTer1.hap1, whole genome shotgun sequence genome contains a region encoding:
- the LOC128828738 gene encoding procathepsin L-like: MQLPVLVGSLVVLLGASGARDPALEEGWRGWKTFHAKDYPEEAEAFRRTVWEKNLRRIERHNLEESLGKHSYRLEMNHFGDLTDEEFNQLLNGFLAERHGGKVPLFQASAARETPKEVDWRAKGYVTPVKNQGHCGSCWAFSATGALEGLVFKKTGKLVSLSEQNLMDCSRRLGNNGCHGGFITRAFQYVRDNKGINSELNYPYLERDEFSCHYNPQDNAANCTSLMQIQPGNETALEQAVATVGPVSTAVDASTFHFHFYKSGVFTDSQCSQTVNHAMLAVGYGTSQENGKSTPYWLLKNSWSELWGEKGYIRLAKGANNHCGVANQASYPVL, from the exons ATGCAGCTGCCAGTGCTGGTGGGGTCCCTTGTGGTCCTGCTGGGTGCGTCCGGGGCACGGGACCCTGCCCTGGAGGAAGGCTGGCGAGGATGGAAGACCTTCCACGCTAAGGACTATCCTGAA GAGGCGGAAGCTTTCCGCAGGACGGTCTGGGAGAAGAACCTGCGGCGGATCGAGCGCCACAACCTGGAGGAGTCTCTGGGGAAGCACAGCTACCGGCTGGAAATGAACCACTTCGGGGACCTG ACGGACGAAGAGTTTAACCAGCTTCTGAACGGTTTCCTAGCCGAGCGGCACGGCGGGAAGGTGCCTCTCTTCCAGGCATCGGCTGCTCGGGAGACTCCCAAGGAGGTGGACTGGCGCGCAAAGGGTTATGTCACCCCCGTGAAAAACCAG GGCCACTGCGGGTCCTGCTGGGCTTTCAGTGCCACGGGAGCCCTGGAGGGCTTGGTCTTCAAGAAGACGGGCAAACTGGTGTCACTGAGTGAGCAGAACCTCATGGACTGCTCGAGGAGGCTGGGGAACAACGGGTGCCATGGGGGCTTCATCACTCGGGCCTTCCAGTACGTGCGGGACAACAAGGGCATCAACTCGGAGCTCAACTACCCCTACTTGGAGAGG GACGAATTCAGCTGCCATTACAACCCCCAGGACAACGCTGCCAACTGCACCTCTCTCATGCAGATCCAGCCAGGCAACGAGACCGCTCTGGAGCaggcagtggccactgtcggcCCGGTCTCCACTGCTGTGGATGCCAGCACCTTCCACTTCCACTTCTACAAGTCAG GAGTCTTCACCGACAGCCAGTGCAGCCAAACAGTGAACCACGCGATGCTGGCCGTGGGCTACGGCACGTCCCAGGAGAACGGGAAGAGCACCCCCTATTGGCTCCTAAAGAACAG CTGGTCTGAGCTATGGGGCGAAAAAGGTTACATCCGGCTGGCGAAAGGAGCCAACAATCACTGTGGTGTGGCCAATCAAGCCAGCTATCCCGTCTTGTAG